In Helianthus annuus cultivar XRQ/B chromosome 9, HanXRQr2.0-SUNRISE, whole genome shotgun sequence, the following are encoded in one genomic region:
- the LOC110877495 gene encoding uncharacterized protein LOC110877495 yields MSHPNPTSPPPRLSKPPPPLHKQKSLSTDFYPPPPPLDKQKSLSTDFYREETWLRRKDNHRQHHRHNLHRRSKSVITTEDINELKGCVDLGFHFASEPNKLSRTLPALDLYYATLSPPTPSASSSTTTSNYGDSPPQPCSPATGLTAAATLFNSGENPEMVKRRLKQWAQVVACAARQPACHQADFKD; encoded by the exons ATGTCACATCCAAACCCGACATCCCCGCCACCACGGTTGTCAAAGCCGCCACCACCACTTCACAAACAAAAATCCTTGTCCACAGATTTTtatccgccaccaccaccacttgaCAAACAAAAATCCTTGTCTACGGATTTTTATCGTGAAGAGACATGGCTAAGACGAAAAGACAACCATCGCCAACACCACCGTCACAACCTCCATAGGCGGAGCAAGAGCGTAATAACCACCGAAGATATCAATGAGCTCAAAGGGTGTGTTGATCTCGGCTTTCATTTCGCGAGCGAACCAAACAAATTATCGAGAACGTTACCCGCTCTTGATCTTTATTACGCCACGTTATCGCCTCCAACACCAAGCGCGAGTTCTTCTACCACCACCTCGAATTACGGGGACTCGCCGCCACAACCTTGTAGCCCTGCCACCGGCCTTACCGCGGCCGCCACCCTATTCAATTCAG GGGAGAATCCAGAAATGGTGAAGAGAAGATTGAAGCAATGGGCACAAGTGGTTGCTTGTGCAGCACGTCAACCTGCATGTCACCAAGCAGATTTCAAGGATTGA
- the LOC110877493 gene encoding uncharacterized protein LOC110877493 encodes MMSKKMKLGYEDARARFKHQTLFQDYMELQQETEAARNNLMVLKQKKLTLQAEVRFLRRRRKFLLKNKSSTLQEQAFMNPQPTQIRKSNKEKVHTEKQKTLLKLPPSGMKKAPRSIPSPEFYSTLEDSFYGVKQQSVQRVIANQRVRINGPKASTFLDLSQKDAAFGSQEPSGQTRKPEIDLNQIFREEEEVQEQCEAFDPVMHGLIRNGVDEQPTDVRLSIFRNVGKRKVSWQDPVAVRV; translated from the exons ATGATGAGTAAAAAGATGAAATTGGGTTATGAGGATGCTAGGGCAAGATTTAAGCACCAAACCCTTTTTCAGGATTACATGGAGTTGCAACAG GAAACAGAGGCTGCAAGAAACAATTTGATGGTCTTAAAGCAGAAGAAACTAACCTTACAAGCTGAAGTTAG GTTCTTGAGGCGAAGACGCAAATTTCTATTAAAAAACAAGTCGTCGACCCTACAAGAACAAGCTTTTATGAACCCACAGCCGACCCAGATCAGAAAAAGTAATAAAGAAAAGGTTCATACGGAAAAGCAGAAAACTTTACTTAAGTTACCACCTTCAGGGATGAAAAAAGCTCCTCGAAGCATACCGTCACCTGAATTTTACTCGACTCTTGAAGATTCTTTTTATGGTGTAAAACAGCAATCGGTTCAAAGAGTGATTGCGAACCAAAGGGTCAGGATCAATGGACCAAAGGCATCCACGTTTCTTGATTTGAGTCAGAAAGACGCCGCTTTTGGAAGTCAAGAACCTTCAGGTCAAACACGAAAGCCTGAAATTGACCTGAACCAGATATTT AGAGAAGAAGAGGAAGTACAAGAGCAATGTGAGGCGTTTGATCCTGTAATGCATGGTTTGATCAGAAATGGCGTTGACGAGCAGCCCACAGATGTGCGGTTATCCATCTTTAGGAATGTTGGGAAGAGGAAGGTCTCCTGGCAAGATCCTGTGGCTGTAAGAGTATGA
- the LOC110877494 gene encoding nucleoid-associated protein At4g30620, chloroplastic: MASSSATTFTPQISNFNGLASFQKLCLKPNSVGMRTASQHGHLRLVYNRRSIGVFALFGGGKKDNDKDDGKAGVFGNMQNLYETVKKAQMVVQVEAVRVQKELAAAEFDGYCEGELVKVTLSGNQQPVRTEITEAAMELGSEKLSLLITEAYRDAHQKSVQAMKARMGDLAQSLGMPPGLGDQLKQ, from the exons ATGGCATCATCATCAGCCACTACTTTCACACCTCAGATTTCCAACTTTAATGGCTTGGCCTCTTTCC aaaaactaTGTCTAAAACCAAATTCAGTTGGTATGAGGACCGCGTCTCAGCATGGTCATCTGAGGCTTGTTTATAATCGCCGATCCATTGGTGTGTTCGCCCTGTTCGGAGGAGGAAAGAAGGATAATGACAAGGATGATGGAAAG GCAGGAGTTTTCGGAAACATGCAAAATTTGTACGAGACGGTAAAGAAGGCGCAGATGGTTGTCCAAGTTGAGGCAGTGCGCGTGCAAAAAGAACTTGCTGC AGCTGAGTTTGATGGTTATTGTGAAGGCGAGCTAGTGAAG GTAACACTCTCTGGGAATCAACAACCTGTACGCACAGAAATTACCGAGGCTGCAATGGAACTGGGTTCAGAA AAACTTTCACTTCTGATTACTGAAGCATATAGGGATGCCCATCAAAAAAGTGTCCAG GCGATGAAAGCACGGATGGGTGATCTTGCTCAGAGCTTAGGAATGCCACCTGGCCTCGGTGACCAGCTCAAGCAATAA